A single window of Nicotiana sylvestris chromosome 3, ASM39365v2, whole genome shotgun sequence DNA harbors:
- the LOC104247815 gene encoding splicing factor-like protein 1, with protein sequence MDSQSPSVVTLARNSSQNLASDDQFPPQNHYNNYSDPYSQNPSQTLASSYPQDSSNQNSQENPNHETHVQAPDNSGSNQASEEQKLGGSTQKRELQRPLLSENGLTNTHSGTDRDQSGGEEETSSRRRRRSRWDPPPTEDGTGGGDRGSGTGGRKRKSRWADDEPKPVIQLPDFMKDFTGGIEFDPEIQALNSRLLEISRKLQSGLPLDDRPEGARSPSPEPIYDNMGIRINTREYRAREKLNRERQEIISEILKKNPAFKPPADYRPPKLQKKLYIPMKEYPGYNFIGLIIGPRGNTQKRMEKETGAKIVIRGKGSIKEGRLQQKGNLKPDPSENEDLHVLVEAENQESLEAAAAMVEKLLQPVDEVLNEHKRQQLRELAALNGTIRDEEFCRLCGEPGHRQYACPSRTTTFKSDVLCKICGDGGHPTIDCPVKNTTGKKMDDEYQNFLAELGGTVPESSTKQSSATLALGPGTSAGNPPWASNNNAGGVGASSHPGLGSSVIKPKEFDETNLYIGYLPPTLDDDGLINLFSPFGTIVMAKVIKDRLSGLSKGYGFVKYADVQQANSAIASMNGHRLDGRTIAVRVAGKPPQPTMPPGPAAPTMPLYPAPNQGMGAYPSQQYAAGGPIGNTPTGGYPPLGAPVPWGPPMPPPYAQYPPPPPGSAMYPPVPGQPIAPYGMQYPPIPPASSGAPAQTVSSGENQQTYTSSGETQQNYPPGVQSQSSAPVQLVPTYAYGNSVTSMPPNAQPAYPTSSYSYPSYYGVAPPPPPPSASQSNGDHSQGMSNAPWAPNPPAPSPPSSAEKPAYGAEAEYEKFMSEMK encoded by the coding sequence ATGGATTCTCAATCTCCTTCAGTTGTAACCTTAGCTCGGAACTCATCACAAAACTTAGCTTCCGACGATCAATTTCCTCCGCAAAATCACTACAACAATTACTCCGATCCATATTCTCAAAACCCTTCCCAAACCCTAGCTTCTTCCTATCCGCAGGATTCAAGCAATCAAAATTCTCAGGAAAACCCTAATCACGAGACGCATGTTCAGGCGCCTGATAATTCCGGTTCAAATCAAGCTTCAGAGGAGCAAAAACTCGGCGGTTCGACTCAGAAGCGCGAGCTGCAGAGGCCGTTGTTGTCGGAAAATGGATTGACAAACACTCACAGCGGCACTGATCGGGATCAATCAGGCGGTGAGGAAGAAACCAGCAGCAGAAGGAGACGGAGAAGCCGCTGGGACCCACCTCCGACTGAAGATGGGACCGGCGGTGGTGATCGAGGAAGTGGGACTGGTGGAAGGAAGAGGAAGTCGAGGTGGGCAGACGATGAGCCCAAGCCTGTGATTCAATTGCCTGATTTCATGAAAGATTTCACTGGAGGTATTGAGTTTGATCCTGAAATCCAAGCTCTTAACAGTAGGTTACTTGAAATTAGTAGGAAATTGCAATCTGGTTTGCCCTTAGATGATAGGCCTGAAGGTGCTCGGTCGCCTTCCCCTGAACCTATATATGATAACATGGGAATTCGTATAAACACTAGGGAGTACCGTGCCCGAGAAAAATTGAATAGGGAGAGACAAGAGATTATATCGGAAATCTTAAAAAAGAACCCGGCTTTTAAGCCACCAGCTGATTATAGGCCTCCTAAGCTTCAGAAAAAGCTCTACATTCCCATGAAGGAGTACCCTGGTTATAATTTTATTGGGCTGATTATTGGTCCAAGAGGGAATACTCAGAAGAGGATGGAAAAGGAGACAGGAGCTAAGATTGTAATTCGAGGCAAAGGGTCTATCAAGGAGGGCAGGTTGCAGCAAAAGGGGAATTTAAAACCTGACCCATCGGAGAATGAGGACTTACATGTGTTAGTGGAAGCTGAGAACCAGGAGTCACTTGAGGCTGCTGCTGCTATGGTGGAGAAGCTCTTGCAGCCTGTCGATGAAGTGCTTAATGAACATAAGAGGCAGCAGCTTAGAGAACTTGCTGCTTTGAATGGAACAATTAGAGATGAGGAGTTTTGTAGACTATGTGGTGAACCAGGGCATAGGCAGTATGCATGTCCTTCTCGCACCACAACCTTTAAGAGTGATGTTCTGTGTAAAATTTGTGGTGACGGGGGGCATCCCACTATCGATTGTCCAGTGAAAAATACTACTGGCAAGAAAATGGATGATGAATATCAGAATTTTCTGGCAGAGTTGGGAGGTACAGTTCCCGAATCTTCAACGAAGCAAAGCTCAGCCACGCTAGCTCTTGGACCGGGAACATCAGCAGGCAATCCTCCTTGGGCTAGCAATAATAATGCTGGTGGTGTTGGTGCCTCTTCACATCCTGGCTTAGGATCAAGTGTGATCAAGCCAAAGGAGTTTGATGAGACAAACTTGTACATCGGTTACTTGCCACCTACTCTTGATGATGATGGTTTGATCAATTTGTTCTCTCCCTTTGGTACAATTGTTATGGCTAAAGTTATAAAGGATCGCCTAAGTGGTCTGAGTAAAGGTTACGGATTTGTTAAGTATGCAGATGTCCAACAAGCTAATAGTGCTATAGCTAGCATGAATGGCCATCGTCTTGATGGGAGAACCATTGCTGTGAGAGTTGCAGGTAAGCCGCCTCAGCCTACCATGCCTCCAGGCCCTGCTGCTCCGACAATGCCTTTATATCCGGCTCCTAATCAGGGCATGGGTGCATACCCATCCCAGCAGTATGCAGCGGGTGGACCCATTGGCAATACTCCCACTGGTGGCTATCCACCACTTGGGGCTCCAGTTCCATGGGGACCACCTATGCCTCCACCCTATGCCCAGTACCCACCTCCCCCACCTGGCTCAGCCATGTATCCTCCTGTCCCAGGTCAACCCATCGCTCCATATGGAATGCAGTATCCTCCAATTCCACCCGCATCTTCTGGTGCACCCGCTCAGACTGTTTCTTCAGGTGAAAACCAACAAACCTACACATCATCGGGCGAGACACAGCAAAATTATCCTCCTGGAGTGCAATCTCAGAGTAGTGCACCCGTTCAATTAGTTCCTACTTATGCGTATGGCAATTCTGTCACTTCAATGCCACCTAATGCTCAACCTGCATATCCTACATCTTCATACAGCTATCCATCTTATTATGGTGTCgcaccaccacctcctcctccatCTGCATCCCAGTCCAATGGGGACCATTCACAGGGTATGAGCAATGCTCCCTGGGCTCCAAACCCACCAGCACCCTCACCTCCATCATCTGCAGAGAAGCCTGCCTATGGTGCGGAGGCAGAATATGAGAAGTTCATGTCAGAGATGAAGTAA
- the LOC104247814 gene encoding uncharacterized protein isoform X2 gives MMRRSFGGGGRGMGGGGGGSSGGSGMLRAVQRAVRTGGTVSGAAQEPFSHSTTTAKTTRTATSTTSHAFNNKANTTLSLSSLSPLSTLNNQLPLSATAFAPAWDSSTYNTDESEDWECLEECEDERVNILFDDYILGTVPSTDEVHNAVSALQRVLEPSHFSYSTNDGLGYNSNEDKTDELTSSINLMREVSSSGSMSDWIEPSMHICNSKLIQSYGANQLFDAFHLLQTEPSIQKMVISLSSDKAVWDAVLNNEAVREIRDSLKQADNGLPAGSSEEGFDKSDRSDGTIDIISWIVVNTKEKVMEIVEKIIEFVNEWFQPPEEEKTSEGNSDPFDKKLRTSFFLSVVVLLVVVVARAQCA, from the exons ATGATGAGGAGGTCATTCGGTGGTGGCGGCAGAGGCATGGGCGGAGGAGGAGGCGGCAGCAGCGGCGGTAGCGGCATGTTAAGAGCCGTTCAAAGAGCCGTCAGGACAGGTGGCACCGTTAGCGGTGCCGCCCAAGAGCCCTTCTCTCACTCAACCACCACCGCCAAAACTACACGAACAGCAACAAGTACTACAAGCCACGCCTTCAACAACAAAGCAAATACTACACTTTCTCTCTCCTCTTTATCACCTTTATCCACTCTCAATAACCAGCTTCCTTTATCTGCTACTGCTTTTGCACCCGCCTGGGATTCTTCTACTTATAACACGGACGAATCTGAAGACTGGGAATGTTTAGAAGAATGTGAGGATGAAAGGGTGAATATTTTATTTGATGATTATATTTTGGGTACTGTTCCATCAACTGATGAGGTTCATAATGCAGTTTCTGCTCTTCAGCG GGTCCTTGAGCCATCCCATTTTTCGTATTCCACCAATGACGGTCTTGGTTACAACTCAAATGAGGATAAAACAGATGAACTTACTAGCTCAATTAATCTGATGCGCGAAGTTTCTTCCAGTGGATCCATGTCTGATTGGATCGAACCGTCTATGCATATTTGTAATTCAAAATTAATACAGTCTTATGGAGCTAACCAGCTATTTGATGCTTTCCACTTGCTGCAGACTGAACCTTCTATTCAG AAAATGGTTATTTCACTATCTTCCGACAAAGCAGTTTGGGATGCTGTTTTGAATAATGAGGCGGTTCGGGAAATCAGAGATTCTCTAAAACAAG CCGATAATGGATTACCAGCTGGAAGTTCTGAGGAGGGTTTTGATAAGTCTGACAGGTCTGATGGGACAATAGATATAATCAGTTGGATTGTTGTGAACACTAAGGAAAAAGTGATGGAGATAGTTGAGAAGATCATAGAGTTTGTTAATGAGTGGTTTCAGCCTCCTGAAGAGGAAAAGACATCAGAAGGGAATAGTGATCCATTTGATAAAAAGCTGAGAACTTCCTTCTTCCTTTCCGTTGTAGTTTTGCTGGTTGTGGTCGTTGCTCGAGCACAATGTGCGTAG
- the LOC104247814 gene encoding uncharacterized protein isoform X1, translating into MMRRSFGGGGRGMGGGGGGSSGGSGMLRAVQRAVRTGGTVSGAAQEPFSHSTTTAKTTRTATSTTSHAFNNKANTTLSLSSLSPLSTLNNQLPLSATAFAPAWDSSTYNTDESEDWECLEECEDERVNILFDDYILGTVPSTDEVHNAVSALQRVLEPSHFSYSTNDGLGYNSNEDKTDELTSSINLMREVSSSGSMSDWIEPSMHICNSKLIQSYGANQLFDAFHLLQTEPSIQKMVISLSSDKAVWDAVLNNEAVREIRDSLKQVDAADNGLPAGSSEEGFDKSDRSDGTIDIISWIVVNTKEKVMEIVEKIIEFVNEWFQPPEEEKTSEGNSDPFDKKLRTSFFLSVVVLLVVVVARAQCA; encoded by the exons ATGATGAGGAGGTCATTCGGTGGTGGCGGCAGAGGCATGGGCGGAGGAGGAGGCGGCAGCAGCGGCGGTAGCGGCATGTTAAGAGCCGTTCAAAGAGCCGTCAGGACAGGTGGCACCGTTAGCGGTGCCGCCCAAGAGCCCTTCTCTCACTCAACCACCACCGCCAAAACTACACGAACAGCAACAAGTACTACAAGCCACGCCTTCAACAACAAAGCAAATACTACACTTTCTCTCTCCTCTTTATCACCTTTATCCACTCTCAATAACCAGCTTCCTTTATCTGCTACTGCTTTTGCACCCGCCTGGGATTCTTCTACTTATAACACGGACGAATCTGAAGACTGGGAATGTTTAGAAGAATGTGAGGATGAAAGGGTGAATATTTTATTTGATGATTATATTTTGGGTACTGTTCCATCAACTGATGAGGTTCATAATGCAGTTTCTGCTCTTCAGCG GGTCCTTGAGCCATCCCATTTTTCGTATTCCACCAATGACGGTCTTGGTTACAACTCAAATGAGGATAAAACAGATGAACTTACTAGCTCAATTAATCTGATGCGCGAAGTTTCTTCCAGTGGATCCATGTCTGATTGGATCGAACCGTCTATGCATATTTGTAATTCAAAATTAATACAGTCTTATGGAGCTAACCAGCTATTTGATGCTTTCCACTTGCTGCAGACTGAACCTTCTATTCAG AAAATGGTTATTTCACTATCTTCCGACAAAGCAGTTTGGGATGCTGTTTTGAATAATGAGGCGGTTCGGGAAATCAGAGATTCTCTAAAACAAG TTGATGCAGCCGATAATGGATTACCAGCTGGAAGTTCTGAGGAGGGTTTTGATAAGTCTGACAGGTCTGATGGGACAATAGATATAATCAGTTGGATTGTTGTGAACACTAAGGAAAAAGTGATGGAGATAGTTGAGAAGATCATAGAGTTTGTTAATGAGTGGTTTCAGCCTCCTGAAGAGGAAAAGACATCAGAAGGGAATAGTGATCCATTTGATAAAAAGCTGAGAACTTCCTTCTTCCTTTCCGTTGTAGTTTTGCTGGTTGTGGTCGTTGCTCGAGCACAATGTGCGTAG